Proteins from one Spirochaetota bacterium genomic window:
- a CDS encoding STAS domain-containing protein, whose product MVNTYVEQFGDIVVIHIEGIFNIDSLTKIEYVWMAQIRKMPRVIAINCQKLESLDSSAIGFIVKFFNYAMAQGIMLVFYDLNPLLQKLFATAKLDRYFNITSRSDFENRYVLHTAPSLYASYEVM is encoded by the coding sequence ATGGTTAATACATATGTCGAACAGTTTGGCGATATTGTGGTAATCCACATAGAGGGAATATTTAATATCGACAGCCTCACCAAGATCGAATACGTGTGGATGGCCCAGATCAGAAAAATGCCGCGGGTGATCGCCATCAACTGTCAGAAGCTTGAATCGCTTGATTCATCGGCGATCGGCTTTATCGTCAAGTTTTTCAATTATGCCATGGCCCAGGGCATCATGCTGGTGTTCTACGATTTGAATCCCCTGCTCCAGAAACTTTTTGCGACCGCCAAGCTCGACCGGTATTTTAACATTACATCGCGGTCCGATTTTGAAAACCGCTATGTCCTCCACACGGCGCCCTCCCTGTACGCCTCCTATGAGGTCATGTAG